From the genome of Brevundimonas sp. NIBR11:
TCGGTCAGTGCGATATTGTTGTAGTAGCCCGAGCGACGCACGCCGTTGCGGAAGCAAAGAGGCGCGGTCGCCGGCGTGGCCGCCGAAGCGCAGGACACGAAGTCGATCTGGTTCGTCGTTTCGCGGGCGAAATAGGTCGCCGACAGGATTAGTGCGCCTTCCAGGAAACGCTGTTCGACACCGGCGTCCCAACCATCCGCCTCCTCCGGCAAGAGGCCGGTGTTCCCGAAATCGCTGTAGAGTTGATACAGGCTCGGCGCCTTGAACCCCTGGCCGAAGCTGGCGCGCAAAATCGTCGATCCGTCGTTCAGCGACCATGCGGCCGCCGCCTGACCCAGGGTCTTGCCGCCGAAGGTGTCGTGCTCGTCGCGACGCACGCCGCCGGTCAGGGTCAGTCCGTCGACGATTTCGGATTGCAACTGGGCATAGAAGCCGTCGATGCCGACCTCGGCTGTCGCCGACGTCGGGTTCGGTGTGAACGAGGATGGCGAGGCGGAGCTGAACTCCGAGTCCTCGTGCTCGGCCCCGAAGGTTGCGGTCCAGCCGTCGCGGAGGTCGACGACGCCCTGATATTCGAAGCGCTTGTTCAGGCCCTCGGCGTCGAAGGTGACCGGGGTGACGGTCTGGTCTGGATTCTCGTTGTGGCGCTCGGTCTGCGTATAGGCGTACGCGACGCGGTTGCTGAGACGGCCGTCGAACAGGTCGAAGTTCAGGCCGCTGTAGGTCACCAGTTCCTTGGTCTGCGAGGTCTCGCGGGTGTCGCCGAAGGCGAAAGTCGGGGCGGGGAAGCCGTCGATCCCCGCCGTGCCATCCGAATAGACGGCCCTGAGGTCGATCGAGACGCCTTGCGTCACGCGAATATTGGCCCGGCCGCTGAGGCCGAAGTTTTCATAGCCGTCCTTCTCGGTCCCGCGCGCGAAGGTCGAGAAGCCGTCGGTCTGATAGTGGGAGACGCCCAGACGCCAGGTGGCGCGTTCGGTGGCGCCGCCGATGCCGCCGCGCAGATAAGTGGTCGCGCGCGAGCCGGCCTCAGCCGACAGGTTCGCCTCGAAGGGCTTCGTCGGCTCGGCGGTGACCACATTGACCACGCCGCCGATGGCCTGAGAGCCCCAGAGCGTCGACTGGGCCCCGCGCAGCACCTCGATGCGCGCGATGTCGCCGATCAGAAGGTTGCCGAAATTGTAGCCGCCGCCGGTGCCAGAAGGGTCGTTCAGCTTGACGCCATCGATCACCGCGACCGTCTGGTCGGTCTCGGCGCCGCGGATGCGCAGCGAGGTCGCCGCTCCAGCGCCGCCGTTGCGCGACAGGGTCACGCCGGGGGTGCGGATCAGCAGGTCCGCGACCTCGATGGTCTGGCTGGCTTCGATGGTCTCCGCCGTCAGGACCGTAACCGACTGGCCGACGCGATCGGCCGCCTGGGCCGAACGATTGGCGGTCAAGATCACGTCCTCGAGCAAGGTCGGATCGGCCGCCGAGGCGGCGGTCTGGGCGCTCGCGGCGTTGGCGGCGAGCAGGAGCGCGGCCGTGGCGGCGCTGGTGACCAGTTCATTTTTCATTCGGGTCCGATCCCTCGTTTGACAACGAGCCGGCGCGTGAACGGCCGCGATCGGGCATGGAGACGCGCCCGGTCACGACCGCGCGGCGCGCGCGGCCCAACAGACGTCGTCATTCGGGAAAGACCCGTTCCGCTCGGCACACCACGTCCGCGCGAAGGACGACCGCGACGGGCAGGTCTCCTGGCTCGCGGGTCAACGCCGGTGCGCGTCGCCTTCCCAGTTCCGCGGGTCGAGACCCTTGGATCCAGTGGCTGTTGACGCGCGGGCTCGCCGCTTACAGTTGCGTGGGCAGCCCAGGTGTTTCACCTGAGTTCCCTATTAATCCCCATCGCTGGGGAACCTGTCGCGCGGTCGCCTTAGGCCAATCCGCCATCATCGGCAATGGAGACCTCACATGACCACGACCCTGGTGCTGGGCGGGACGCGATCGGGAAAGAGCGGCTGGGCTCCGACAACATCG
Proteins encoded in this window:
- a CDS encoding TonB-dependent receptor — its product is MKNELVTSAATAALLLAANAASAQTAASAADPTLLEDVILTANRSAQAADRVGQSVTVLTAETIEASQTIEVADLLIRTPGVTLSRNGGAGAATSLRIRGAETDQTVAVIDGVKLNDPSGTGGGYNFGNLLIGDIARIEVLRGAQSTLWGSQAIGGVVNVVTAEPTKPFEANLSAEAGSRATTYLRGGIGGATERATWRLGVSHYQTDGFSTFARGTEKDGYENFGLSGRANIRVTQGVSIDLRAVYSDGTAGIDGFPAPTFAFGDTRETSQTKELVTYSGLNFDLFDGRLSNRVAYAYTQTERHNENPDQTVTPVTFDAEGLNKRFEYQGVVDLRDGWTATFGAEHEDSEFSSASPSSFTPNPTSATAEVGIDGFYAQLQSEIVDGLTLTGGVRRDEHDTFGGKTLGQAAAAWSLNDGSTILRASFGQGFKAPSLYQLYSDFGNTGLLPEEADGWDAGVEQRFLEGALILSATYFARETTNQIDFVSCASAATPATAPLCFRNGVRRSGYYNNIALTEADGIELAADYEIAGVSIRANYTNMSTENRTPGANLGKTLARRPDETANLVIGYEWPFGLSTSVAVRHAGDSFDNASNATRLEGYTLVDLRAAFPIDETLEVYGRVENVGDEVYETTRSYGVAGRGTFVGVRARF